In Lactuca sativa cultivar Salinas chromosome 5, Lsat_Salinas_v11, whole genome shotgun sequence, the DNA window TTTCCTAGACGGTAAGTGTggcttttgtgtatagatctatacgagactgactatcccgcacctggcttCTACCTACAGTCGGTTCGTCAGGTCTATGGGTGAAAAATGTCATAAAGGATATCGACGTCCGTTTCATGTCATATCAAGTTTAAGTATGCTCATAAAACTCGCCAATCGTACGACATATTTACGTAATAATATACTCTTGAACAATTTACTTTAATAAAATAAGTGTGATACTGATGCCTTTTAGTTGCAGAACTATTAAAGCAACAAACACATGTATACCAGGGAAAATAAGGGACTTTCCCATACTAAACCTCATACATTACATACTGGTAGTATCCAGGATTTTGATACGAACGATACTTTACATataatgaaattttaacatttatacaaattcagtgactagttttcattaTAAAAACATGCTTttgactcaccagctttatgctgatacgtttttcaaaaccacttgtattcttaggacaaCAATAGACAAATACTCTTGccagcttttggtgaagacggagcattttggagtcttgtgttttacttttgttatatactaatgtacacaaactatgtttttcaaacaaatgtaaatattcatatgtaatgtaatgtttgtgtttactttgattattatgttgcaattgttgtgatactacgcatgacgtcatccacctccgaacgtttccgccgtttgtttttcggttcgggggtgtgacagattggtatcagagccattatctgtagtgaacttagtataccgaaccttacatggtatacaactataaaaacTAAAGGGCCAAAGCGCtgtgaactaaaagtatacttaaaattataagtattttacaaagaagtatacaagtatacatacGTACCAGAAACAATATCATGACTAGAactaaacaaaagtatttggatgttggacactacggttaaacctggacagttatgtaatcatgtctaggttcaatatagcctgatcaactatatttattcgagacatgaccaacatgtgtttgggagtgactatGATATTgtagcaggcctaaaacttaccaaatatccaTACAACAAGATATCGatataacaaaacatataacTCAAAATACTATAGAAGTATTTTATCTAGAGTCAAATTCATTGTAGAACTTCATTTCCAAGTCTTGCTACTCAATCATTccttttagcgatagtttacttgcaTTAGTATCTTTTCCTTGTTTATCGCTTAATAAGAACACTCTATCTATCAGGCTGAGATATATCTAGCTTCATTCAAATCTaggggacttatcatcctcttcttcctaattatttttagaacaagatgactccaaagaaaagacccagCAAAAACAACAACACTACCCCAACAGATCCaacgccaccacctcctcagttcaatcctgctatgttccaggcagcagtCACGGCCGTTGTGGCTGTTGCAATGTCACAGATAAATTCTGGCGGCCCTAGCGGGTTGGGAAGTGGTACCCAACCCCTCAATCTTGATGGAAACCaaggacaccagaaggagtgctcctataaagacttcatgaatgcaaaacccacaTCCTTTGACGGCAATGGAGGTGTTATTGccctgactcgatggttcgagaagatcgagtctatcttcgaaatttgttcctgttctgaagccaacaaggtgaaattcgccgctTGCACTTTCACTAACAGAGCACTGACCTAGTGGAATGGtcgggtcaaatccctaaccctactgGTAGCagatgctatgggttgggagagcttaAAAGAGCTTATGCTTGCTAAATATTGCCCAAGGGACGAGATGTAGAGACTGGAGCACgaattatggaacttgaagatgaagggttccgacattgcCTCCTACACAATTAGATTTTGTGATCTGGCTCTCCTCTGTCCGGGAAAGGTCACCCTGaaaagcaagaaaatagaaagatacatttggggattgacgcccccaacgcaaggaaatgtcttggctgctaggccaaccacttttgacagcgccaagtgcCTGGCGCAGACTCTCATAGATCACGGAGTTTATCTCGATAAAGTGGCAACCGCTCCCGAACCAGCGATGgtgagtggtgagaaaagaaaattctggaatTAGCGAAAGGGCCAGCCTTCGCAGGAtccctcaaagaaacaacaaactgtggcagttcacgctgctacTACACCTGCCGCTGCTCCTGCCACTCAAGCATCTACCGGTAGATATACTGGTACCCTTCCtaggtgtgacaagtgtaactatcatcatAATACTGGCCCATGCCGTGAAATGCTCTACAACAGCTATAGCAAAAAGGGACACACAACTCGAGTTTGTAAGGCACCaatccaaccaaccaatcaggcatCTGGAGAGGGTGTCGGTCAAGCCTGTTAAGGTTGTGGTAAAGTCgggcactacaagagaaactacCCCAAGGAAAGAACAACAGGTAGCACAGGGAGAGTGCTAGCGATGGGCCAGGAGGAGGCAGTTGCAGAACCCacagttgttacgggtacgttcctcctcgacaactcttaaTCATGCATTCTTTtctgatgagaataaatctcagaTCGTTTAGATCTCTCACAGGTAAAAACATgaagaacaaacaattcaaacacaATATGATTATGAACACAATACGGAATCAATGTAATGCtgatgattcaaatatagtcacgcctcagtagagctcaatgaagaacttccgctgtagaggcgagctagggtttacaaaacttaataagaaaaataatgaaagcgTTGCAgacaaaggatgcatgcatgcaccttaaatactaaaccctagagtaAAATAATCACAATTGGACATGCCCAAACCGGATACCAAAACTAGGCTAAGAACCGATCCCATGACGCAATACAataaacccaacaatctcccccatttgcgtcaaatgaggcgagagctTATTTCTTCTGAGTAGGCTTCACTATCTTCACAACCTTGAACAGCCGAGGGATGATAGCAAGAAGTGTCTGCCGAAATTGAATTTACCATCTCAGCATGTCAGTAAACAACTTCTTGTCGGCTGTTGAGTTCTGATTACACCTCTGAATAATCTCTaaaatgtgctccaagcaagcggTTGAGAAGAGGTGcctgtcaacaagagcgaacatgaATTTTTAACCTTCGCCCCTGATAAACATCACAGTGTGATATTTTGAATGGATTTTGCCCTTGATCATTGAATTCACATCACCTGCTCTACCCATCGTTTTGATCATGGTTCACTTATGAATGACAGAGGcgatctcttgatccatctttgctacttcgtgaatgtagcaaacaagcattcgcttgatGTGATCTATAATCGGCATATACTCTTGTGGATTTGACAGcaaaatgttgttgaggagtatccagtcgtgaGGATTGAGGTTCGGCAGATCAGCCAGAGCGAAGTTATGAACTAAGCCTTCAGAGcctcgagtcactttgaatttGACATTGACGAACTTCCCGGCTGAATAGGGCTTCAGTACCTTGATAGTAGTAATCTTTTGTGAGCACCAAGTCAAGTACTGAGGCTGCGCGAACTCCAGATAGAACTCTAATAGATCCCGATCCACCATCGGGTCCGGAGAGGGGATAGCAGCAGTTGAGTTGAAGCAgtgaaagataaatgcctttcgagtgattgaCATGTCAAAATGTGCATCCTAGGAGTTTTCAAGTCCAAACGACATGACTGGTTCGAGCCAAAGAATACTTGGTTCATCAATAGCACTCCTTTGAAGCAAATCAATGGTCCACTCTGGAAAAATAGACTTCTTTTTCTCCAATAGCTCCTTTTCATTTTGCTTCTTTTCCATCTCAGCCGTTTGCTTCTTGAACTTTTCGGCAAGCTCTTTATCAGAAAGTTTTGTTTTCTGATAAGGCTTATCGGTAATTTCACCCAGAGTATCTTCATAATCACCTTCATCATCTGTGTCATCTTCACCAATCTTCTTTTTCCTTTTGccgaccgaagcttcattaactTTCGGTTCATCTGTTGGCTTAGGTTCGGGAGGAGGTTGAGTTTTcgccttttctcccccttgtttcggctaGACACCAGTCACCGAAACACCCTCAATACGACTAAGGATGTGCAATGCAGGTCTGAGTTTTTCAGCCAAATGCCTTCTGATGGTAATTGTCATAATGGGATCATGGGCATCAAGGAGGTGAAGCAGAATGGAATTAACGTCACCGACAGAGCTTcgaatgacctccctttcggatttCAAATCATTAAGCTCGTTTTTTGCAGTGCAAAGCTTGAGATTTCGCATTTTTAGCTGAGAGGTGTGTTTGTCTAGCTCATCCATGATGCGATTTTCAATAGCCAACTCTGCCTCCAGTTGAGTCAAACGATCATTGACATTATCGTGTAAGGTGGCATTGGCAGCTTCGATGGCCTGACGAGCAGCTTCAAGATTAGACCTTTCAGCTTGAAGAGAACACTGAAGGTCATCAGTCGAAGCATTCACCGTCTGAGAATTCTTTTGAGCAGCAGCCTGCAAAGAATCTAAAAATAGATGAGCctcagaaattagtttatcgacttttgcaaTCGCTTCTTTGCATTCCTTAGTGGAGGCCTCAACAGCAAGAAAGGCCTTGTGGCACTGGGAGGTAGAGGCATCTATGGCCTTTGCTGCAGCAGTGAGAGAAGCATCATGTTCTTGTACAACTGAAGAGAACAAGGCTTTGAGAGCAGCATCAGAAAATGCACCAGTGGAAGAGGAGGAAAGCAGATGATAAAGCTTGTCAGTAACGACCTTGAGTTGGCGCTTGGCTACAGGAGCATCTTCGTCGTCGTCACTATGGACACGGTAGGGACTGAAGTAAGTTAAATCAAACTCCAAGTCCTTACTGCCAAGAACTGTGTTGGTTTCGGTGGATTGGGTAGGAGATAAGGGTTTTATAGTGATGGGAGGTTCGGTAGTAACTGGTGGTTCGGTTGTAACTGGAGGTTCAGGTGCTGAAGAGTGAgcccccgtattagatacgttggttcgaactccatTAGTGGTGGTAGTCTTGGTGAAGATTGGATCAGGGATGGGAATAGTGGTTGATGGTTGAGAGGTAGTGATGGGAAAATTTGGAGGGAGTGAGACTGGTACAGAAATGGGTGGAGGAGAAGGGGGTTGGGAGCGAACACTTACCTTTGGGGTAGGCGAGCGAGGCGGGGTATCACCACGACCCGAAGCCTCCTCATCAAAACTTTTGCTTTCTGATTCTGAGTGAGCAGTAGGTTTGTTTTTAGGAGGAACATACTCGGAGTCCGAATCGCTTGAGGATTGAAGAATGAGTCTCCGAGCTAGCTTCTTCTGCTTCTTTTGCTTAGGCTGTGAAGGAGCAGCCTTGTCTGACTTTCACTTTGGGTGTTTGACCCTTGGTTGATTTAGCTACTTTCGCCTCCTTCTGTGCCTCTGGTTTCTTTCCCCTCTTGGCTGGTTTGTCATCCTCTtcaatggagcgaaccatggCTAGTGTGAGTTCACGTGGGCCCGAAGAAGGatgcttcttgtattcttgaagaaCACTACTTGCATCAGACACGCAGGCATACATGGCTTCGGGGATCGATCCAATGAAGGAATACTTTGAGGATCTGTGATTGTGACATCcacaaaatctcggccagaaaagaccgattttcatttatgcttttaaatattttcagagtaaatccttttgatttgaaagagttgcggaatttgttcccaaaaacaaaacatgataaaacattgtttaccgaagcatttcataaaagaaatgtattttcattataatcaaaactcggggtgtcatgttccgatacagaccaataagcataaacgaatacattacaagtcatataacaaatataaacatatgcagacttgtaaacaaaacaacttgatggttcatccatctcatgcccttccgccacttcctgtaatacaatttaaaactgagtgggtcaggcttgggagcctggtgagcatatagggttttcaacccacaataaatatcatatttaattttcaccaaccaacaataacccaattacccattcccgttattctcactttagtgtccctaaaacaactaacataagggacctagtctaagaatatttcatcggggcgacaacacatgcttcgggggtacctcagcaatataagtcaaataaggcaaccatgagggggatggagtacaacaaatgaacacccaagttcattaacacctacaggtggcgaacctgctaatgtttccacaagactgtctagaatagccagtggtcgtcatctaaactccactagatgactcaatcaaacaacaacgaggcctctcatctgtttattacacaccaacggtctacccatgttctacccaacatattagtagataaaaatatacatttgtatacatagtttaaagaaaacctgtatagcatgctttaatcaacacatatatcacataacagatgaggcacacacacacataatacgtatctcataaagaaataagcagatctataagatagaagagagtgaatactcattcacacataacacaaccaaatatatacacatagcacatatttttatataaaatacttcgtattattgtattagaagaaaataactacacactcacttgatcagaagatgatcggacaacactacggcttatagaagtagtaatccacagcagatctggaagatcttcacaaaaatcgaacttctcgcgggcagagcttcgactcgggaaccgcacttctcgggatcttcggggtctcgggacttgcctcggggctagagtatgataccgggacttcgggataacttcggcacgaaaaacgatgcaaaagactagagagaagagaagaaattgaacaacaaagaaggctgtcttcggatcctttatatagaggctggagcctcggagtacgcggggcgtattgcgttacgcggggcgtactgcccaaaacgtcattgcttacgtatccgaagtgctcgagtgcgagtgtcgacatccctcggagtacgtggggcgtacctcggatcagatcggtgactccttcggataatgcttctgaattttgatttaaatataaatacaaaatgattaataaacttcggaaattcataacttcttcatacgaactccgttttcgacgttctttatatccacgcgaaggtgagaccacgctctacgactttcgtttagactccgtcggctaattttgactttatttttattaattatttttaataggccgggacagaaactttcattataaattcataacttcttcgtttgacgtccgttctcgcctaactttttatcgtttcaataccaacaatgagatcttcgattctcatttagattgcttcggctaacaaccgatcgatctcaaatcgagtaaaacaggctgtatatcgctaagccaaaacttcgataaatcataacttcctcatacgaagtcagatttgggcgttctatatatattcggaaacctcgtttcaattactacaacattaaccaaagatattaagtttattttacacttaaattttgacgcttatttttattcttaattaatcaaaccacataattaagcaattaagcacaaaacacataatactcaaataatacacttttattatttcaaaacgggttacaaaggtcaacctagactattacattgctacaaatggcaagcccgaaacacaggcgttacaattctctccaccttagaatgattccgtccccggaatcacacatcaacaaacaaatgcggatagcgactcaacatgtcactcttcgtctcccaggtgagattcggcccattcgtgtgtttccatcggacaagcactaacccaaccattttgtgtcgcaacttcttagtctttcggtcaacaactgcctctggttcttcaatcaaccttttgttctcatcaattctcaattcagaaattggaattatattgggaacttctcccgtgaacttcctcaaataacacacatgaaaggtgttgtgaattccattcagttcttcgggtaattcgagcttgtaagcttggttcccaaccctctgaagaactttaaaaggtccaataaaccttggactcaactttccccttttaccaaatcttataagtcccttccacggcgagactttaagcaaaaccgaatctccaacctcaaaagtcatcggtcttcgcttcttgtcagcatagctcttttgacgatcttgagctgctaacattctttccctaattattttcaacttttcagcagtttgatgaaccatctccggtcccataaactgcttttccccagcctcaagccaacaagacggcgtacgacacttctgtccatacaaggcttgataaggtgccatcttaatgctcgagtgaaaactattattataggaaaattctaccaacggtaaatattcatcccaattacctaggaattccaaggtacatgctctcagcatatcttcaagtgtttgtattgttctttcactctgaccatcagtctgcggatggtaagctgtgcttaaacataacttggtacccatttcctcttgtagacttttccaaaaccttgaggtgaaacggctatcacgatccgatacaatcgttaacggaacaccgtgaagcctcacaatttccttcacgtaagaattcgcaagcttttccatagaccatttctccctggccgctatgaaatgcgcactcttagtgaatcgatcaacaaccacccaaatcatgtcgtgaccattctttgttctgggcagtttagtgacaaaatccatagcaatgtcttcccacttacccataggcacaggcaaaggttctaaactcccgtaaggtttctaatgttgtgtcttgactctcgcacaagtcacacactcggccacatactttgcaacatcaagcttcatcgtcggccactagtagtagggtttcaggtccctatacattttagtgctacccggatgaatcgagtacatggtcttgtgagcttcttccatcagaagatccctaattcctcctgacttaggtacccaaatacgatcttggaataccttcagtccatgaccgttagtaccaaacaccaacgttttacccaaacgttcctcctttcggtcatttttctcagaagcttcctcttgagcttcctttatactttccacaatagtcgagacaacttcaattctcaacgctcttggcctcttcctttcaagattgaccttccgactgagagcatcagcaacaacattagctttaccggggtggtaaagtatctcgcagtcgtagtgtttaagtaattctagccagcgtcgttgcctcatattcaattctttctgattaaagaggtattggagactcttatgatcagtgaaaagtttgcacttcgtgccatagaggtaatgcctccatattttcagagcgaaaactaccgctgccaactccaaatcatgagtcgggtaattcttttcatgctctttcaactgtcgagacgcgtatgctatcaccttttctttttgggtcaaaacacaacccaatccaacaccagacgcatcgctataaacagcgaagtcttcaactccatcgggtagagaaagtatcagtgcctcgcatagcttcttctttaacttctcgaatgcttctttatgcttctcactccaagcataagttgctcctttgtgggtcaaagctgttaatggagtagcaatcgaagaaaaaccttggataaaccttcggtaatatccggctaatcctaaaaagcttcgaatctccgtgggacttttcggttgttcccacttcgtcacagctttgatcttcgctggatcaaccattatcccttcttggttgaccacgtgacccaagaattggacttcacgaatccaaaaatcacatttggagaactttgcatacaacttctccttcttcaagacttctaacacttctcgcaagtgtctgccatgctcctcctggcttttcgagtagatcagaatgtcgtctatgaacactatcacggatttatcaaggaaaggattacaaaccctattcatcaaatccatgaacgctgctggagcgttggttagtccaaacgacataaccaagaactcgtagtgtccatatctagttctgaatgcagtcttctcgatatcttgctctcttacttttagctgatgatatcctgacctaagatcgatcttcgagaaatagctcgaaccttgcaattgatcaaacaggtcatcaatcctcggcaacggatatctattctttattgttgccttgttcagctctctgtaatcgatgcacattctcatacttccatctttcttcttcacaaataacaccggagctccccagggcgatgaactaggtctaatgaaacctttgtccaataactcctgaagttgcatcatcagctccttcatctccgtcggtgctaatcgataaggtgcttttgctattggtgtggttcctggtaacaagtctattctgaactctacttgtctatcaggtggtaatccaggaagatcctcgggaaatacttccggataatcacacaccactggaatactctgcatcaccttcttttctttcttagcatcaatcacgaatgctaaatatgatgtacatcccttggtcaaacactttctggctttcattagagaaatgatcccagaattcactcgccgtttgtccccatacaccataaacgaatcttttccaggcgggtttactttagctatcttcttcttgcacaaaatttcggcatcattggcgctaagccaatccattcccaacacgatgtcgaaaccatttagttcgataggcaataattcctcatgaaacttattcccattcagatcaattaagatgcttttcatacgatggctaacaggtacaaacttgccactagctacttcgactaataaagcattatttagtctatcaacaggcaaagctagctttctaccaaactcatgcgaaataaaggagtagttggctccagaatcaaacaatatatgagcaggtaattcgtttacgagaaaggtacctgaagcgacatcagcttcatcttttgcaacttccagtgtcatctggaaggctcttgccttcggctttggtggaatgttgggcctagctgcctccttcttcttcggacagtctttcaaaatatgcccctcttcattacacccaaaacacatccttttgttgttcgtaaattcattggcaaaatgtccaacctttccacacttgtagcaggtcacatcctcgctacatttcccaaagtgccttttcttacacttatcacaccactttgcttcgcctccttttcctccaaactttttcgaatcagatttcgaaaatttgctcttcttactggaaccagatgttccttcaaacttccttttctcaccaacctcaaccttgacggtggttctcccattgatcatgttctccacagacttggcagcccagatagctgcctctagagtaagtgcctgacgtactggcacctcgtactcccatggaagtcccttcacataccgatccacctttgtcagctcgtctggaacgatacgcaaggcaaactccatcttatcggtgaagttattggtgtactcatcaactgacatgctacctttcgtcaatgtgaaaaacttattctccaactccaacagattttgagccgagcagaacttgcgcttgaactgcaccaagaattctgcccatgtcaattgcagtggctcattagagcttaaggtcttccctagagtgttccaccaacgaacagctccacctcggaattgacgcacggcatagatagtctgcaacttgcctccacagccacatgtcataaaggctaactccatttcgga includes these proteins:
- the LOC111910414 gene encoding uncharacterized protein LOC111910414, which gives rise to MYACVSDASSVLQEYKKHPSSGPRELTLAMVRSIEEDDKPAKRGKKPEAQKEAKPKQKKQKKLARRLILQSSSDSDSEYVPPKNKPTAHSESESKSFDEEASGRGDTPPRSPTPKVSVRSQPPSPPPISVPVSLPPNFPITTSQPSTTIPIPDPIFTKTTTTNGVRTNVSNTGAHSSAPEPPVTTEPPVTTEPPITIKPLSPTQSTETNTVLGSKDLEFDLTYFSPYRVHSDDDEDAPVAKRQLKVVTDKLYHLLSSSSTGAFSDAALKALFSSVVQEHDASLTAAAKAIDASTSQCHKAFLAVEASTKECKEAIAKVDKLISEAHLFLDSLQAAAQKNSQTVNASTDDLQCSLQAERSNLEAARQAIEAANATLHDNVNDRLTQLEAELAIENRIMDELDKHTSQLKMRNLKLCTAKNELNDLKSEREPKQGGEKAKTQPPPEPKPTDEPKVNEASVGKRKKKIGEDDTDDEGDYEDTLGEITDKPYQKTKLSDKELAEKFKKQTAEMEKKQNEKELLEKKKSIFPEWTIDLLQRSAIDEPSILWLEPVMSFGLENS